One Gossypium raimondii isolate GPD5lz chromosome 3, ASM2569854v1, whole genome shotgun sequence genomic window carries:
- the LOC105796818 gene encoding monothiol glutaredoxin-S2, with product MEKVTKLASERPVVIFSKSSCCMCHTIKTLFYEFGVNPAVYELDEIPRGRELEQALLRLGCSPSVPVVYIGGEFVGGANEVMSLHLNRSLIPMLRRAGALWV from the coding sequence ATGGAGAAGGTAACGAAGTTGGCATCCGAGAGACCGGTGGTGATCTTCAGCAAGAGTTCTTGCTGCATGTGCCATACAATCAAGACCCTTTTCTACGAATTCGGAGTCAACCCTGCAGTCTACGAGCTTGATGAGATCCCTAGAGGACGTGAACTCGAACAAGCTCTTTTAAGACTTGGTTGTAGCCCTTCGGTTCCGGTCGTGTACATCGGTGGTGAATTTGTTGGTGGAGCCAATGAAGTCATGAGTCTTCACCTTAACCGATCCTTAATCCCGATGCTTAGACGAGCCGGAGCCCTTTGGGTTTAA
- the LOC105796090 gene encoding ethylene-responsive transcription factor ERF086, which yields MSTSKTLENHFKYEPVVQTQAGFALLRRNLSPPQPGERRGRRKQAEPGRFLGVRRRPWGRYAAEIRDPTTKERHWLGTFDTAQEAALAYDRAAISIKGAQARTNFVYSDNSCFHVLSPFDQFLTSFQTQQPKQAINHGVNSEPVPHQPDISHSENTIPTPIIKPNNNDPSSSSLSSSSSSYGSSVDDSAFFFSTDANSGYLASIVPRNCLNPPSSNPTSSHVSHQNQSHSGNNNYVLPTDVTNTEFPYFGEGMDQESLWSSFDQQSWELSDIVNPPLMDEDGCMKAFHPYNDNPMMIPQASSMAPFGDIVDFGYSLF from the coding sequence ATGTCAACATCAAAAACATTGGAAAACCATTTCAAGTACGAACCTGTTGTTCAAACACAAGCAGGTTTCGCTTTGCTTCGAAGGAACCTATCCCCACCGCAACCTGGCGAAAGGCGTGGGAGAAGAAAACAGGCCGAGCCCGGCCGGTTCCTCGGCGTTCGAAGGCGACCTTGGGGTCGATACGCTGCCGAAATCCGAGACCCAACGACCAAAGAAAGGCATTGGCTTGGCACCTTTGACACTGCTCAGGAAGCTGCCCTTGCTTATGATAGGGCTGCGATCTCCATCAAAGGAGCTCAAGCAAGAACCAACTTTGTTTATTCAGACAACTCCTGTTTCCATGTCTTGTCCCCTTTTGATCAGTTCCTTACAAGCTTTCAAACTCAACAACCTAAACAAGCAATCAACCATGGTGTTAACAGTGAACCAGTTCCTCATCAGCCTGACATTTCCCACAGTGAAAACACTATCCCCACCCCCATCATCAAACCTAATAACAATGacccatcatcatcatcgttatcatcatcttcatcatcatatGGTTCTTCAGTTGATGATAgtgctttctttttctctacTGATGCTAACTCTGGTTACTTAGCCTCCATTGTTCCTCGTAATTGTTTGAATCCCCCTTCTTCAAACCCAACAAGCTCCCATGTTTCCCATCAAAACCAATCACATTCTGGTAATAACAATTATGTTCTTCCTACAGATGTAACAAACACAGAGTTTCCATATTTTGGCGAGGGGATGGATCAAGAGAGTTTATGGTCGAGCTTTGATCAACAATCATGGGAACTGTCGGATATCGTAAATCCACCATTGATGGATGAAGATGGTTGTATGAAAGCTTTTCATCCTTACAATGACAATCCCATGATGATCCCACAAGCTTCTTCAATGGCTCCTTTTGGTGATATAGTCGACTTTGGGTATTCACTCTTCTGa
- the LOC105796091 gene encoding zinc finger CCCH domain-containing protein 58, with the protein MEWGPESDLEPEWTSSGPETGLEEPIPRLELGVEPKSYPKRPNEADCIYYLRTGFCGYGSRCRFNHPHDRAMVMGPGISSIGEYPERAGQPVCQYYMRTGTCRFGSSCKYHHPKDGGGFVIHVPLNSYGYPLRLGEKECSYYMKTGRCKFGATCRFHHPISSVVQVSTPYSTPQVPHVPTPTLYSTVQSPSSLSSQQYGVVMARPPLMPGSYVQGPYGSLLLSPSMVSFPSWNPYPGLVNSSTQTSVGSRSVFGGTPLSPLAPAYTRSYQLVSSSVGSSSSNRKEQLFPEIPNQPECQYYLKTGDCKFGSSCKYHHPLEVVAPKSDVILSTLGLPLRPGAPPCTHYSQHAVCKFGPACKFDHPMEQLSYSPSTSSLSDIPVGSTIATLAPSSDLRPKLLSGSGKDSDPAVMSSSVSSSSESIGLVFSEGAAIPPSSTQQSGPSSGPSAGSGITKAHTSN; encoded by the exons ATGGAGTGGGGCCCTGAGTCTGATCTAGAACCGGAATGGACATCTTCGGGACCCGAAACAGGGCTTGAAG aGCCAATTCCCAGGTTGGAATTAGGGGTTGAACCAAAATCATACCCAAAGCGACCCAATGAAGCtgattgtatttattatttgagGACTGGGTTTTGTGGCTATGGCTCTAGGTGTCGGTTCAACCATCCACATGATCGTGCTATG GTTATGGGACCTGGAATAAGTAGCATAGGAGAGTATCCAGAGAGAGCGGGCCAGCCAGTTTGTCAG TACTATATGAGGACAGGGACATGCAGATTTGGTTCTTCTTGCAAGTACCATCATCCAAAGGACGGAGGTGGTTTTGTTATCCATGTACCACTGAATTCTTATGGATATCCATTACGTCTG GGTGAAAAAGAGTGCTCTTACTATATGAAGACAGGGCGATGTAAGTTTGGTGCAACATGTAGATTTCATCATCCTATATCATCTGTTGTGCAAGTTTCGACACCATATTCAACTCCTCAAGTTCCACATGTGCCTACACCTACATTATATTCCACGGTGCAGTCACCATCTAGCCTTTCCTCTCAACAATATGGAGTTGTAATGGCAAGGCCTCCCCTAATGCCAGGCTCATATGTGCAAGGCCCCTATGGTTCTTTGCTACTTTCTCCAAGCATGGTTTCCTTTCCAAGTTGGAATCCCTATCCA GGACTTGTCAACTCGAGTACTCAAACCAGTGTTGGATCTAGGTCAGTTTTTGGAGGAACACCATTATCTCCTTTAGCGCCTGCCTATACTAGGTCTTATCAACTTGTATCATCTAGTGTCGGGTCTTCAAGCAGTAATCGAAAGGAGCAGTTATTTCCTGAGATACCCAACCAACCTGAATGTCAGTATTACCTGAAAACAGGCGATTGCAAATTTGGATCCTCTTGTAAATATCATCATCCACTTGAAGTGGTTGCACCAAAATCAGATGTCATCCTCAGCACTTTAGGTCTTCCCCTTCGTCCG GGGGCACCACCTTGTACTCATTATTCACAGCATGCAGTTTGCAAGTTTGGACCTGCTTGCAAATTTGATCATCCTATGGAACAATTAAGTTACAGTCCATCAACGTCTTCTCTTTCCGATATCCCTGTTGGATCTACAATTGCTACACTAGCTCCATCATCAGATTTACGACCCAAACTTCTTTCTGGGTCCGGCAAGGACTCTGATCCTGCCGTTATGTCATCATCGGTGAGCTCGTCAAGTGAATCAATTGGTTTGGTTTTCTCTGAAGGTGCAGCGATACCTCCTTCAAGCACACAACAGTCGGGTCCAAGTTCTGGCCCTTCTGCTGGCAGCGGCATCACCAAGGCACACACTTCAAACTAA